A genomic segment from Fibrobacter sp. encodes:
- a CDS encoding MATE family efflux transporter, protein MQIQLSDHFDYSRLLRFTLPSIAMMVFTSIYSVVDGYFVSNYAGKQALAAVNMAWPVVMMLASLGMMFGTGGSALIAAAQGRGRKQRANEYFSLIVYVVVVLGFVLAGVTWFLMEPIMKLLGAEGGLLADSVFYGKICLVGLPAFMMQMLFQSLFITAEKPQLGFYVTVGAGVANMVLDWVLIGLLGMGLFGAALATDIGFLVGSVIPLFYFARKNSSTLRLGRACWKPHALLKASFNGCSEMLSGIASSVVTLLYNYQLLRFVGENGVAAFSVIMYVNFIFFALLIGYCNGVAPVISYHFGARNQGELKNLFKRCMVIMGVSGVGLLMLAQLLAVPLSKIFVGYDEALCDMTVKAFRIVCFCFVLSGINIFASSLFTALNNGLVSAVISTCRSIVFEAACVLLLPLLFGINGIWFAIWGTEMATIVMAVIFIAHKRKFYGYL, encoded by the coding sequence ATGCAAATCCAGCTGTCAGATCACTTTGATTATTCTAGGCTTTTGCGCTTTACGCTGCCATCCATTGCCATGATGGTGTTTACTTCCATCTACAGCGTGGTGGATGGTTACTTTGTGTCAAATTACGCAGGCAAGCAGGCCTTGGCTGCCGTGAATATGGCTTGGCCCGTCGTTATGATGCTGGCTTCCTTGGGAATGATGTTTGGTACGGGAGGAAGCGCTCTCATTGCCGCCGCTCAAGGTCGTGGCCGCAAGCAACGTGCCAACGAGTACTTCTCCCTCATTGTCTATGTGGTTGTTGTCTTGGGCTTTGTTCTTGCCGGGGTAACCTGGTTCCTGATGGAGCCCATCATGAAGTTGCTTGGCGCCGAAGGCGGTCTTCTTGCGGATAGCGTTTTCTACGGGAAGATTTGCCTGGTAGGTCTCCCTGCCTTTATGATGCAAATGCTTTTTCAGTCCCTGTTCATTACCGCAGAAAAACCGCAGTTGGGCTTTTACGTAACTGTGGGCGCTGGCGTTGCCAATATGGTTCTGGACTGGGTGCTCATTGGCCTGCTGGGAATGGGCTTGTTCGGTGCCGCCCTCGCTACGGATATCGGATTTCTTGTGGGTAGTGTTATTCCACTGTTCTATTTCGCCCGTAAAAATTCCAGCACCTTGCGCCTTGGAAGAGCTTGCTGGAAACCCCACGCCCTTTTGAAGGCGTCCTTCAACGGTTGTTCCGAAATGCTTTCGGGCATTGCCTCCTCTGTAGTGACCCTGCTGTACAATTACCAATTGCTGCGATTTGTTGGTGAAAACGGTGTGGCCGCCTTCAGCGTCATTATGTATGTGAACTTTATCTTCTTTGCGCTTTTGATTGGCTATTGCAACGGGGTGGCTCCCGTGATTTCTTACCACTTTGGCGCCCGTAACCAAGGCGAATTGAAGAACCTTTTCAAACGTTGCATGGTCATTATGGGCGTGTCCGGTGTTGGCTTGCTTATGCTTGCCCAACTCTTGGCGGTTCCCCTTTCTAAAATTTTCGTGGGCTACGACGAGGCGCTTTGCGATATGACAGTGAAGGCTTTCCGCATTGTTTGCTTCTGCTTTGTACTTTCGGGAATCAACATTTTTGCGTCGTCTCTATTTACTGCGTTGAACAACGGTTTAGTGTCTGCAGTAATTTCCACTTGTCGCTCCATTGTTTTCGAGGCGGCTTGCGTACTTCTGCTTCCCCTGCTGTTCGGCATTAACGGCATCTGGTTTGCCATTTGGGGTACAGAAATGGCGACCATCGTCATGGCTGTGATTTTTATCGCACACAAACGCAAATTTTACGGCTATTTATAA
- a CDS encoding PIN domain-containing protein, whose translation MVLVDTSVWIDYFHNGINSTHLDSLIDSGKVCVNDLILTELVPSIRHRKETELEHLLLQVPKVSMSIDWTSLISMQTENLKHGVNRVGIPDLMIAQNAIQNDLALYSLDKHFSLMKEFLSLKLFEG comes from the coding sequence ATGGTTCTTGTCGATACTTCTGTATGGATAGATTATTTTCACAACGGAATCAATTCCACGCATTTAGACTCACTAATTGATTCAGGAAAAGTCTGTGTAAATGATTTGATTCTCACGGAACTAGTCCCATCCATTCGTCATAGAAAAGAGACAGAACTGGAACATTTGCTCTTGCAAGTTCCCAAGGTTTCAATGAGCATAGATTGGACAAGCCTAATTTCTATGCAAACCGAAAACTTGAAACATGGCGTAAATCGAGTCGGTATTCCCGATTTAATGATCGCCCAAAATGCCATACAGAACGATTTGGCGCTGTATTCCCTTGACAAGCATTTTTCGTTGATGAAAGAATTCTTGTCCCTAAAATTATTTGAAGGATAG
- a CDS encoding His/Gly/Thr/Pro-type tRNA ligase C-terminal domain-containing protein — translation MQASVATGCLQTGMTERSHGRRRRQIYHDFGFDSIVVKFSTRPERRVGSDELWDKAEAALEEATKLAGLDYILNPGEGAFYGPKLEFTLKDSLGRDWQCGTIQVDFNLPQRLGAEYVGKDNQKHIPVMLHRAAVGSIERFLGILIEEFMGDFPLWLAPVQARVLPISEKFAEYAHKVERELVNAGVRCDIDESNEKLGYKFRQCELQKIPYKIIVGEKEMNEGLVSVNKRKEGDKGQMSVADFLKMTEADRQVVR, via the coding sequence GTGCAAGCGAGTGTCGCGACAGGCTGCTTGCAGACTGGCATGACCGAGCGCAGCCACGGACGCCGAAGGCGTCAAATCTACCACGACTTCGGTTTCGATTCCATCGTGGTGAAGTTCTCTACCCGTCCGGAACGCCGCGTAGGCTCCGACGAACTTTGGGACAAGGCTGAAGCAGCTCTCGAAGAAGCCACCAAGCTTGCAGGCCTCGACTACATCTTGAACCCGGGCGAAGGCGCCTTCTACGGCCCGAAGCTTGAATTCACCCTGAAGGATTCCCTCGGCCGTGATTGGCAGTGCGGTACCATCCAGGTGGACTTCAACCTGCCCCAGCGCCTTGGTGCTGAATATGTGGGTAAGGACAACCAGAAGCACATCCCCGTTATGCTGCACCGCGCAGCCGTGGGTTCCATCGAACGCTTCCTCGGTATTCTTATTGAAGAATTCATGGGCGATTTCCCGCTGTGGTTGGCTCCGGTCCAGGCACGCGTCCTCCCCATCTCCGAAAAGTTCGCTGAATACGCCCACAAGGTGGAACGCGAACTGGTGAACGCCGGCGTCCGCTGCGACATCGACGAATCCAACGAAAAGCTGGGCTACAAGTTCCGTCAGTGCGAACTCCAGAAAATCCCCTATAAGATTATTGTAGGTGAAAAGGAAATGAACGAAGGACTTGTCTCTGTGAACAAGAGAAAAGAAGGTGACAAGGGACAAATGTCTGTCGCCGACTTCCTCAAGATGACAGAAGCAGACAGACAAGTCGTTCGTTAA
- a CDS encoding glycoside hydrolase family 16 protein, with product MFKKFGIPFVTVAAACSALFAGAILSACSSDSNSAGPVGVPQESSSSSFAENLESSSSNVIPGSSDATPTSSATVAESSSSSIAAPDDTPSDTPADPTAFWSDEFQGDTLDITKWTYEIGTGENGWGNGEWQYYTDRTENAYVKDGYLHIRATLETDAAAIANNFGGKKYTSARIITRGKFDFAYGTIKARIALPVGKGIWPAFWMLGANSETVGWPACGEIDIIEAVNNESVVYGTHHWDHEGQHAQYGNSTKDYYGTSYDLDITKFHDYKMTWDKNAITMYVDDFKYQEIAITDASSDMGTFHKPFFFILNVAVGGNWPGFEIDDSQFPNEMLVDYIRVYK from the coding sequence ATGTTCAAGAAATTCGGAATACCATTTGTTACAGTCGCAGCGGCATGTTCCGCCTTATTTGCAGGAGCCATTTTGTCAGCCTGTTCCTCCGACTCGAATAGCGCTGGGCCTGTAGGTGTTCCGCAAGAATCCAGTTCTAGTTCATTTGCCGAGAATCTTGAAAGTTCCTCTTCCAATGTCATCCCCGGCAGTTCCGACGCAACACCAACAAGTAGCGCAACCGTCGCAGAGTCTTCCAGCAGTTCTATTGCCGCCCCCGACGACACCCCGAGCGACACTCCCGCGGATCCCACCGCCTTCTGGTCCGACGAATTCCAGGGCGACACTCTAGACATTACGAAATGGACCTACGAAATCGGCACAGGAGAAAACGGCTGGGGCAATGGCGAATGGCAATACTACACCGACCGTACCGAAAACGCTTACGTGAAAGACGGCTACCTTCACATCCGCGCTACATTGGAAACCGACGCAGCCGCCATCGCAAACAATTTCGGCGGAAAGAAATACACCTCCGCGCGAATTATCACCAGAGGGAAATTTGACTTCGCCTACGGAACCATCAAGGCGCGAATCGCTCTTCCCGTGGGCAAGGGAATCTGGCCCGCCTTCTGGATGCTAGGCGCCAACTCCGAAACCGTGGGCTGGCCCGCCTGCGGAGAAATCGACATCATCGAAGCCGTCAACAACGAAAGCGTCGTGTACGGCACACACCACTGGGATCACGAAGGTCAGCATGCTCAATACGGCAACAGCACCAAGGATTATTACGGCACCTCCTATGACCTGGACATCACAAAATTCCACGACTACAAAATGACCTGGGACAAAAACGCCATTACCATGTACGTAGACGATTTCAAGTACCAGGAAATTGCAATCACTGATGCCAGCAGCGACATGGGCACATTCCACAAGCCTTTCTTCTTCATTTTGAATGTTGCCGTAGGTGGAAACTGGCCCGGCTTTGAAATTGACGATTCCCAGTTCCCCAACGAGATGCTGGTGGACTACATTCGAGTTTATAAATAG
- a CDS encoding TIGR02171 family protein, producing MRYILPAILSAFFIACTDSPTQSSSDYDSSKIVVEKDSKYKDFIRVKSSGHYTTVGTNNGKVGPKEGPAMRVEFEYDFSMASHEITQEEYYSLMDGKPCDGCKKKPIADITFGDIVLYANAKSKKDDLDTVYEYSDVIYDENNHVSSLENFSFHPQRLGYRLPTEAEWIFVAARNWKPENSWNNQNSDYEAHDVCTAEKDDELFCDLAGNVAEWVNDWAGKFQDTTITNFVGAPDGGSQAERVIKGGSFQNIPASMHLYTRGDVYTIISNSRKDYIGARLVIGAIKEPTWMDGNGLASSSTIKAKTSLSTVKKLLGTTRAKIAFTNGMTDNLVYMNYNDGLFSFHEIQDEMPAFHPDISPDGEWVAFCTVREGIPSNSSLYVRRLNRLGTDLVKLDAEAAAIPRFRVTPEGDTVIVYVSTAKDNNSSSFLTNTSTWQVPFSNGAFGTPVKLFDGAYHGGISPDQRLAVSGASRLKVRYASDSAETVFDDAAIDSVWYNGEQACNASLSQDGTNRTLFLDFKGKTGTKFVGSNYQIHERILIADSTGELIQSIGAPEGYTFDYTEWAGNKNLIVAALTDGINATHPLIVAVNVKDSSVTELVEGDDLMYPALWVQSIDLTKEESSLDLDSLGAYMTTSSDITTRIMKVKMDYFWKYRESAEVAIIGSSRSFSGVDPTEIESYFTVNLAYAAQDMASTDYFVQNYFLKLMPKLKAIIITLDYDRWYVTDKNWKDWFGNIPGYKYDEHHSFWKDGVPKRMYELTQNALNPNEEEYSVYAYHNGLYHSTTEGISGESPSIDNDLHWFDSKQSAYKYNLSKVKNILDSAKAAGILVIGAIFPQSPYYVKTHSAWGRYGLTLKDAAKIESAVNELTKEYDNFIIFDEYKNGENDFQEEDFSNDDHLGLKGAVKVAKHIDSLLVANKDKFPEN from the coding sequence ATGCGTTATATTCTTCCTGCTATTCTATCTGCATTTTTCATCGCTTGCACTGATTCTCCAACCCAGTCAAGCTCCGACTACGACTCATCTAAAATCGTTGTCGAGAAAGATTCAAAGTACAAGGATTTTATCCGTGTAAAATCCTCCGGACATTACACCACTGTAGGAACGAATAATGGCAAGGTCGGCCCCAAGGAAGGCCCCGCCATGCGCGTTGAATTTGAGTACGATTTCAGCATGGCCTCCCATGAAATCACTCAGGAAGAATATTACAGCCTTATGGACGGAAAGCCTTGCGATGGCTGCAAGAAAAAGCCCATCGCAGACATTACTTTTGGCGACATCGTTCTCTACGCAAATGCAAAATCGAAAAAAGATGACCTGGACACCGTTTATGAATATTCGGACGTCATCTACGACGAGAACAACCACGTTTCCTCCTTGGAGAATTTCAGTTTTCATCCCCAGCGTCTAGGCTATAGATTGCCCACCGAAGCGGAATGGATTTTCGTAGCCGCACGAAACTGGAAGCCGGAAAACTCCTGGAACAACCAAAATTCTGATTACGAAGCCCACGATGTCTGCACCGCCGAGAAAGACGACGAATTGTTCTGCGACCTTGCAGGCAACGTTGCCGAATGGGTTAACGACTGGGCAGGAAAATTCCAGGACACCACCATTACCAACTTTGTAGGTGCTCCCGATGGCGGCTCCCAAGCAGAGCGAGTCATCAAGGGCGGCAGTTTCCAAAATATTCCTGCCAGCATGCATCTATATACAAGAGGCGACGTCTACACCATTATTTCCAATTCAAGAAAAGACTATATCGGCGCAAGATTGGTGATCGGCGCAATAAAAGAACCCACATGGATGGACGGAAACGGACTAGCATCATCTTCCACCATAAAAGCCAAGACATCTCTTTCTACAGTAAAGAAATTGCTTGGAACAACCAGGGCAAAAATTGCGTTCACTAACGGGATGACCGACAATCTCGTCTACATGAACTACAACGACGGGCTTTTCTCTTTCCATGAAATCCAGGACGAAATGCCTGCATTCCACCCCGACATTTCCCCCGACGGCGAATGGGTTGCTTTCTGCACCGTCCGCGAAGGCATTCCTTCAAATTCAAGCCTTTATGTTCGTAGGTTGAATCGTCTGGGAACTGACCTTGTCAAGTTGGACGCGGAAGCAGCGGCAATCCCCAGATTTAGAGTCACCCCCGAAGGCGACACCGTCATCGTCTATGTTTCCACAGCAAAAGACAACAACAGCAGTTCTTTCTTGACCAATACAAGCACCTGGCAGGTACCCTTCTCTAACGGAGCCTTTGGTACCCCGGTTAAGCTTTTCGATGGTGCATACCACGGAGGAATCAGCCCGGATCAGCGTTTAGCCGTTTCCGGAGCATCCAGATTAAAGGTCCGCTACGCCAGCGATTCTGCAGAAACGGTTTTTGACGACGCTGCAATAGACTCCGTTTGGTATAACGGAGAACAAGCATGTAACGCATCCCTATCACAAGACGGAACAAACCGAACATTGTTCCTGGATTTCAAGGGTAAAACAGGAACCAAATTCGTGGGGTCCAATTACCAAATCCACGAAAGAATCCTGATTGCCGATAGCACCGGAGAACTTATCCAAAGTATCGGCGCTCCCGAAGGATATACTTTCGACTATACAGAATGGGCCGGCAATAAGAATCTTATCGTTGCAGCATTAACAGACGGCATCAACGCAACCCATCCGTTAATTGTCGCAGTCAACGTCAAGGATAGCAGTGTCACAGAATTGGTCGAAGGAGATGACTTGATGTATCCTGCCCTATGGGTACAAAGCATTGACCTTACTAAAGAAGAATCCTCTCTGGACCTGGACAGTTTGGGCGCCTACATGACAACGTCCTCCGACATTACCACACGAATCATGAAAGTCAAGATGGATTACTTCTGGAAATACAGGGAATCTGCCGAAGTCGCCATCATTGGTTCCTCCCGTTCATTTAGTGGTGTTGACCCCACTGAAATTGAATCCTATTTCACCGTCAATTTAGCCTACGCCGCACAGGACATGGCATCCACCGACTATTTTGTCCAGAATTACTTCCTGAAGTTGATGCCAAAGCTTAAGGCAATCATTATCACGCTTGATTACGACCGATGGTATGTCACCGATAAAAACTGGAAGGACTGGTTCGGAAATATCCCCGGTTACAAGTACGATGAACATCATTCCTTCTGGAAAGACGGTGTTCCCAAGAGAATGTACGAGCTGACACAAAACGCTTTGAACCCCAACGAGGAAGAATACAGCGTATATGCTTACCATAACGGATTGTACCATTCCACAACAGAAGGCATCTCAGGAGAAAGCCCCAGTATAGACAATGATCTACATTGGTTTGACTCTAAGCAAAGTGCCTACAAGTACAATTTAAGCAAGGTGAAAAACATTCTGGATTCCGCCAAGGCCGCAGGTATCCTTGTCATCGGAGCCATATTCCCCCAGTCCCCCTATTACGTTAAGACGCATTCAGCCTGGGGCCGCTACGGGCTCACTCTTAAGGACGCCGCAAAAATTGAAAGCGCTGTCAACGAGTTGACTAAGGAATATGACAACTTCATCATTTTTGATGAATACAAGAACGGCGAAAATGATTTCCAGGAAGAAGACTTTTCCAACGATGACCATTTAGGCTTGAAGGGAGCAGTCAAGGTGGCCAAGCATATCGATTCCCTGCTGGTGGCCAACAAGGATAAGTTTCCGGAAAATTAA
- a CDS encoding nitroreductase yields MTIMNETLKTLETRRSCRKFKPDMVSDEELEAIIRAGTFAPSGKNQQSSIIIAVTNKELRDQIAEENRKIGGWPEGFDPFYGAPVILIVIADKDANNASGTYINDGSLVMGNLMNAAASLGIGSVWIHRARQEFESEFGKKILERLGIQGNYEGIGHVALGYRQTEVPKALARKENYVYYIR; encoded by the coding sequence ATGACCATCATGAATGAAACTTTGAAGACTTTGGAAACCCGCCGTAGCTGCCGCAAATTTAAGCCGGACATGGTTAGCGACGAAGAACTGGAAGCCATTATCCGCGCAGGAACTTTCGCTCCCTCCGGAAAGAATCAGCAGTCTTCCATCATCATCGCGGTCACCAACAAGGAACTCCGCGACCAGATTGCAGAAGAAAACCGTAAGATCGGTGGCTGGCCCGAAGGTTTCGACCCATTCTACGGCGCCCCGGTCATTCTGATTGTCATCGCCGACAAGGACGCCAACAATGCCAGCGGCACCTACATCAATGACGGCAGCCTTGTGATGGGCAACCTGATGAACGCCGCCGCAAGCCTGGGCATTGGCAGCGTCTGGATCCACCGCGCCCGCCAGGAATTCGAGAGCGAATTCGGCAAGAAGATTCTGGAACGTCTCGGCATCCAGGGCAACTACGAAGGCATTGGTCACGTTGCTCTTGGTTACCGCCAAACCGAAGTCCCCAAGGCTCTTGCCCGCAAAGAAAACTACGTGTATTACATCCGCTAA
- a CDS encoding type II toxin-antitoxin system VapB family antitoxin, with protein sequence MYIKAKESEVLMVATLEIPERLLEEAMVVTKITSKDDVVVFALENLLKTKSIAGLKKFKGKVDLDIDMDSMRGRI encoded by the coding sequence ATGTATATTAAAGCGAAAGAAAGCGAGGTACTTATGGTTGCCACTCTAGAAATTCCCGAGAGACTTCTTGAAGAAGCTATGGTCGTTACCAAAATCACATCAAAAGATGATGTGGTTGTTTTCGCTTTGGAAAATCTGCTGAAAACAAAATCCATCGCAGGATTAAAAAAGTTTAAAGGGAAAGTCGACCTCGACATTGATATGGATTCTATGCGAGGACGAATTTAA
- a CDS encoding glycoside hydrolase family 11 protein, whose protein sequence is MKTIFKFGMAAVCALATSSLAQDFCSTAAHSGKSIEISSNTVGSFDNGIGYELWNEGGNGGSVIFYDDGSFKCTMTGAKDYLCRSGLSFNSDKTHEELGHMLADFKLVKTGLTGIDYSYIGIYGWTREPLVEWYIVDNTGSQWMPGDWVAQGASAKNHGKFTIDGAEYTVYEGDRTSYSIDGDNTYFKQYFSVRTKARDCGTIDITAHFKKWEELGMKMGKMHEAKILGEAGSTSGANAKGEYDFPYAKVYIEGAAASSSSEAASSSSETLVPGSSSSTDAIHGVRLMTTGNRAMYVFDAQGKFLSSFETENMAALNNILKSRFNAGVYLVKQGGTIKSVTVK, encoded by the coding sequence ATGAAGACAATTTTCAAATTCGGTATGGCTGCAGTGTGCGCGCTGGCCACAAGTTCCCTCGCCCAGGATTTCTGCAGCACTGCTGCCCATAGCGGTAAATCCATAGAAATTTCCTCAAATACGGTAGGCTCCTTCGATAACGGTATCGGTTACGAACTCTGGAATGAAGGTGGTAACGGTGGCTCCGTTATCTTCTACGATGATGGCTCCTTCAAATGCACCATGACCGGTGCTAAGGACTATTTGTGCCGTTCTGGCCTTTCCTTTAATAGCGACAAGACCCACGAAGAATTGGGACATATGCTGGCCGACTTTAAACTGGTGAAGACGGGTCTTACTGGTATTGACTATTCCTACATCGGCATTTACGGTTGGACCCGCGAACCTCTGGTAGAATGGTATATCGTTGACAATACCGGTAGCCAGTGGATGCCGGGTGATTGGGTTGCCCAGGGCGCTTCTGCAAAGAACCATGGCAAGTTCACCATTGATGGAGCCGAGTACACCGTCTATGAAGGTGACCGAACCTCTTATTCTATCGATGGCGACAACACGTATTTCAAACAATATTTCAGTGTCCGTACCAAGGCCCGTGACTGCGGTACCATCGACATTACTGCTCACTTCAAGAAGTGGGAAGAACTTGGCATGAAGATGGGTAAGATGCACGAAGCAAAGATCCTTGGCGAAGCCGGTAGCACTAGCGGCGCAAACGCCAAGGGCGAATACGACTTCCCCTATGCCAAGGTCTATATCGAAGGCGCTGCTGCATCCAGTAGTTCCGAAGCAGCATCCAGCAGCTCCGAAACTCTCGTCCCTGGTTCCAGTTCTTCGACCGACGCAATTCACGGCGTTCGCCTGATGACTACCGGCAATCGTGCAATGTACGTGTTCGATGCCCAGGGCAAGTTCCTCAGTTCCTTTGAAACCGAGAACATGGCTGCCTTGAACAATATTCTCAAGTCCAGATTCAATGCTGGCGTCTACCTGGTAAAGCAGGGCGGCACCATCAAGAGCGTTACTGTGAAGTAA
- the thrS gene encoding threonine--tRNA ligase, with amino-acid sequence MSQINLTMPDGSVRTVESGTTGLEVAKSISEGLARKALGVKLGDKVLDLSRPLTEDGAFKIITPNNDDPDCLMLLRHSCSHVMAEAICDLFPGTKLAYGPAVEKGFYYDLMTPTPLQQSDFEKIEKRMKEIIKEDRPFTRVVVSGEEGLKRTAGDKYKTDNAERALAREGADGTLSFYANGEPGKNWEDLCAGPHVPSTGKLKSFKLLSLAGAYWHGDQNSDQLTRVYGTCFADKEGLETYLKFLEEAEKRDHRRIGKEMDLYHIEDHSPGMVFWHPNGTKMVNALKDYIRGKIDRRGYLEVITPEIVNKTLWIKSGHADKYNENMFKTMAGDVEMAVKPMNCPCHIQIFNTGLRSWRDLPMRLAEFGKCHRYEPAGTMHGLMRVRGFVQDDAHIFCTEEQIASEVADFCALVKEIYHDFGFDSIVVKFSTRPERRVGSDELWDKAEAALEEATKLAGLDYILNPGEGAFYGPKLEFTLKDSLGRDWQCGTIQVDFNLPQRLGAEYVGKDNQKHIPVMLHRAAVGSIERFLGILIEEFMGDFPLWLAPVQARVLPISEKFAEYAHKVERELVNAGVRCDIDESNEKLGYKFRQCELQKVPYKIIVGEKEMAEGKVSVNKRKEGDKGQMTVAEFLAMTEDDRKVVR; translated from the coding sequence ATGTCTCAAATCAACCTCACCATGCCCGATGGCAGCGTACGTACCGTTGAATCTGGCACCACCGGCCTCGAAGTAGCAAAGAGCATTTCTGAAGGCCTCGCACGCAAGGCTCTCGGCGTGAAGCTGGGCGACAAGGTCCTGGACCTCTCCCGCCCCCTTACTGAAGATGGCGCTTTCAAGATCATCACTCCGAACAATGACGATCCGGATTGCTTGATGCTGCTCCGCCACTCCTGCAGCCACGTGATGGCAGAAGCTATCTGCGACCTCTTCCCGGGCACCAAGCTGGCTTACGGTCCCGCAGTTGAAAAGGGTTTCTACTACGATTTGATGACACCGACCCCGCTTCAGCAGTCCGATTTCGAAAAGATCGAAAAGCGCATGAAGGAAATCATCAAGGAAGACCGCCCCTTCACTCGCGTGGTTGTTTCCGGTGAAGAAGGCCTGAAGCGCACCGCTGGCGACAAGTACAAGACCGACAACGCTGAACGCGCTCTGGCTCGCGAAGGCGCCGACGGCACCCTGAGTTTCTATGCAAACGGCGAACCGGGCAAGAACTGGGAAGACCTCTGTGCAGGCCCCCACGTTCCCAGCACTGGCAAGCTGAAGTCCTTCAAGCTGCTCTCCCTCGCAGGTGCATACTGGCACGGCGACCAGAACAGCGACCAGCTGACCCGCGTGTACGGCACCTGCTTTGCCGACAAGGAAGGCCTGGAAACCTATTTGAAGTTCCTTGAAGAAGCTGAAAAGCGCGACCACCGCCGCATCGGTAAGGAAATGGATCTGTACCACATCGAAGACCATTCTCCTGGCATGGTGTTCTGGCACCCCAACGGCACCAAGATGGTGAACGCCCTCAAGGACTACATCCGTGGTAAGATCGACCGTCGTGGCTACCTGGAAGTGATTACTCCGGAAATCGTGAACAAGACTTTGTGGATCAAGTCCGGTCACGCCGACAAGTACAACGAAAACATGTTCAAGACCATGGCTGGCGACGTTGAAATGGCTGTGAAGCCCATGAACTGCCCCTGCCACATTCAGATCTTCAACACCGGCCTCCGTAGCTGGCGTGATCTTCCGATGCGTCTTGCTGAATTCGGTAAGTGCCACCGTTACGAACCTGCCGGTACCATGCACGGTTTGATGCGTGTCCGCGGCTTCGTGCAGGATGACGCTCATATCTTCTGTACCGAAGAACAGATCGCTTCCGAAGTGGCTGACTTCTGCGCCCTCGTGAAGGAAATCTACCACGACTTCGGTTTCGATTCCATCGTGGTGAAGTTCTCTACCCGTCCGGAACGCCGCGTAGGCTCCGACGAACTTTGGGACAAGGCTGAAGCAGCTCTCGAAGAAGCCACCAAGCTTGCAGGCCTCGACTACATCTTGAACCCGGGCGAAGGCGCCTTCTACGGCCCGAAGCTTGAATTCACCCTGAAGGATTCCCTCGGCCGTGATTGGCAGTGCGGTACCATCCAGGTGGACTTCAACCTGCCCCAGCGCCTTGGTGCTGAATATGTGGGTAAGGACAACCAGAAGCACATCCCCGTTATGCTGCACCGCGCAGCCGTGGGTTCCATCGAACGCTTCCTCGGTATTCTTATTGAAGAATTCATGGGCGATTTCCCGCTGTGGTTGGCTCCGGTCCAGGCACGCGTCCTCCCCATCTCCGAAAAGTTCGCTGAATACGCCCACAAGGTGGAACGCGAACTGGTGAACGCCGGCGTCCGCTGCGACATCGACGAATCCAACGAAAAGCTTGGCTACAAGTTCCGTCAGTGCGAACTCCAGAAGGTTCCGTACAAGATCATCGTTGGCGAGAAGGAAATGGCCGAAGGCAAGGTTTCCGTCAACAAGCGTAAGGAAGGTGACAAGGGTCAGATGACCGTCGCAGAATTCCTCGCTATGACCGAAGACGACCGCAAGGTTGTTCGCTAA
- a CDS encoding HNH endonuclease produces the protein MFENAEYERIAKYDALYRSSKNANKNKIWKPAEMDADHVTAWSKGGATDRANCEMHCKSHNRAKGNR, from the coding sequence TTGTTCGAAAACGCCGAATACGAAAGAATCGCAAAGTACGACGCATTATACCGTTCGTCGAAAAATGCCAACAAGAACAAAATCTGGAAACCTGCCGAAATGGACGCCGACCACGTAACCGCATGGAGCAAAGGCGGCGCAACCGACCGCGCCAACTGCGAAATGCACTGCAAGTCGCACAACCGAGCCAAAGGGAATAGGTAA